In Oceanispirochaeta sp., the following proteins share a genomic window:
- a CDS encoding DUF6290 family protein, with the protein MAVISVRLNEDEEKILAFLSEYFHEDKSSLFKKSMYELYEDIQDIKFIEDHIENKENPEFISAEDLLN; encoded by the coding sequence ATGGCCGTAATCAGTGTTCGTTTAAATGAAGACGAGGAAAAAATCCTTGCCTTTTTATCAGAATATTTTCACGAAGATAAATCATCTCTATTCAAAAAATCTATGTATGAGTTATATGAAGACATACAGGATATTAAATTTATTGAAGATCATATTGAAAACAAAGAAAACCCAGAATTTATTTCTGCGGAAGATTTACTGA